DNA from Coffea arabica cultivar ET-39 chromosome 10c, Coffea Arabica ET-39 HiFi, whole genome shotgun sequence:
gtcagAATTTTcgaccgatttcgatttcgaattcactaATTCTAATTTCACCGAATTcttgaatataaaaattattattattattatattacatatatatataaaaatattatatatatgtgtgcaaacaaaattgaaatcgaaattatttcgatttcaccgaattcataaatataaaaattattattataatataaatgttatattatatattatatatatgtatatatatggaaaAATAGATTTGAAATCAAAATAGGAATTCCGaattccgatttcgatttcaatttcgaattgtgaattcgaaattgaaatttttgatttgaaaaatcccATTACCGAATTCCTGTCATAAATTATGTGCTATGCCCAAAATTAATTTGACTAGACAATTTACACGCACGATCGAGGACCGTACCAAGGATGAAGCTACATGTATGCACAGCAACACGGCTTGAACACGgtataaccttttttttttttttgataatgaaAACGGAGTTTCATTAAAGTAAATCTGCTTTTGCAGCGTACATAATCTCTTTTGGGAATTTTACAAACCAGACGTGGCTTCCCTCAATTGGCAGAGACAAATGAGACAATAAATGAGCAGGAACACTGTTCTTCCTTCTTACATGTGAAACGCGTACATGTGAAACGCGTATGTAGCAAAAATCCTTCAGCATATCTCTAATGCCTCTGATCAAGTTACCTAACACCAATAAGTCAAGACTTGTACTATTGATTCTCTGGACAATACCCAAGGCATCCCCTTCTAGAGTGAGATGAGAAATACCAAAATCTTTGGCAAATTGTAAAGCTTTAAGAAAAGTCAAGCATTCCACATGCTCTGCATTAAGGGCCTCCAAAACTCTTTCAGCCATTAAAGCTTCCACTTGTCCTTGATGGTCTCTCACCACAACTCCAATTCCAGCCCCAGTATCAGAGAAGGTCTCTCACCACAACTCCAATTCCAGCCCCAGTATCAGAGAAGGCTCCATCAacatttattttcaaaataccTTCTTCAGGAGCTACCCACTTGGTCGAACACGGTATAACTAAAGATCTCTTCCACCTGACCCTGATTTTATGACTTCTTGTGTTGCATTTCAAAATACCACTATCTTCCACGACCGCTAATGCACCGATAGATGATGGATGCAGTAAACGATAGAGAGAGCGAGATTGCACTGTTGGTCTCTAGCGCCTCAAATCATCATGATAATAGCTGGATTGACAtcccatcatcatcatcttcatcgaCCCCAACATGGACTTACGACGTCTCTCTAAGTTTCAGAGGCGAAGATACTCGCAGAAGTTTTGTAGCCCATCTCTTCCGAGCTCTTCGCAGCAAAGGCATCTATACTTACAAAGATGATCAGAGATTGGAGAAGGGCAAGTCGATTTCACCCGAACGCTTGCAAGCAATCCAAGAATCGTTGTTTTCAATCGTAATATTCTCCAAGGGCTATGCATCCTCGACGTGGTGCTTGGAGGAACTTGTAAAGATCACCGAATGTCACGAGATCATTGGACAATCTGTGTTGCCAATATTCTACGACGTCGATCCGTCAGACGTACGCAAGCAGAGGAATAGCTTCGCCGATGCTTTTGCCAAACACGAGAGAGACCATAGCCCGGAGAAGGTGCAGAAGTGGAAGGAAGCTATGTCTCAAGCAGCCGGCATATCAGGCTGGCACTCTTGTGATTTCGCAGATGAGTAAGTACTACCACCCAGCTTCATGGTTGCCCACTTGCCTTGCCTAGCTAGCACGTGTATGATTTTTTAATTACACAAGTTATACTAAAAAGACTTGTAATTTACTTAGTTGAAATAATAAATTGATTAACATAATAAACCAATATTTTGAGAACCAAaacattttctatttttttgcaaaagaaaaaaaaagtgtcctAGGAAGCCTTACTAACACAACGCAACGTTCTATCTTTGGATATATGTTTAATTGATCAATGCATATATAGGAGGTGACAAACAAATAAGTGTAACGCAAATCGTTAAATTGAAATCCCGTTTGCCAAGTGAgttttttttgtgtttatttaaaactttactgtagtttactttagaagttgtagaaaaaaattttgaagtgcgtaAAGTTTCGGATATTTTGAAGTTttctgtatagtttaaaaactttgataagtttttgaAAGTTACTAtaattaaagtttttaaaaaaacttgtgGCAGACAAAATTGTCCAAAAACTTGTTTGACAAACAAGGCCTAAAGTATGCGATAAGTTTAAATACGTATCATTACAAGAAAGCGTTCTGGTAGTATAGTAAAAAAACTTCTTTATCAACTTAAGAACGGGAACTCATCAACTGGGagcaaattatatatttttacaaGTATTAGAGAACCAAATACTACTTAATTACCTACCTATTGAGATGAAGAGTTAAGCTATATTATGTATTTGAGACATAGTATTTGgcctgtttttgttttttttttttgaataagcTCAACTCCTCAAAGCTGTGTTGCGGTCGTACCGGTGCCGTTACTTTCTGGTTTCAGCTTGTTATAGATTGAAAAAATATTTCGTAGTGAAGGACAGTTCTCAGACCTACAAAATCATTTTGCTATGCATTAACTTGGATGTTAGTGTTACTTAACGGTCGCTTCGATGGTGTGATATCCACCATGTATATTGTGATTGTATAAGACTAATAGCACGTTTGTTTGCAGTAATAACTAATACTTACTCAAGTCGTATTACTAATTAATGTCGTGCTTGGACATTTTGATGGATCAATCAACAGCGATGAGTTCATCGAGAAATTTGTTCAAGACCTGCATAGTCGGTTGCACCAGTTTGAACAACCACCTGGCGAACATAATCTGGTGGGAGTAGGATCTCATACGGAGGAAGTCATTTCGTTGATGGATTTGAGAAGTCCCGAAGTCCGCATAGTGGGACTCCACGGGAAGGTGGGAATAGGCAAGACAACTGTTGCCAGAGCCCTTTTTGACAGATTATCTGACAAGTATGAAGCTGCTTGTTTTCTGGATGATGTTGGCCAAATTTCCCAGAAACACGGAGTGGATTATTTACAAGAAATCCTACTCTCCGAGATGCTCAAGCTAAGAAACGTCAAGATAAGAAGCACGAGCGAAGGGCTGAGTATGATGGCACGCCGGTTTCGACACCTGAGGACCCTAATCGTTCTTGATGCTGTGGACCACGCAAACCAGTTGGAGGCCTTGGCAGGAAAACGCAACTGGTTTGGTGGCGGGAGTAGAATTGTCATAACAGCAAGAGATGAAGAGTTGCTGTCTAAATATGGAGCTGATGGTACGTATAAGGTGTACGGATTGTCCTACAACCAAGCTAAACAGCTCTTCAGTCTCCACGCATTTGCGAACAGAACTCCTGGAGCTTTCAGAAAGAGCTTGGGTGGTCCAATTTGTAGTATTTGCAGACTTCCCTCGTCTATTAAGGTCTGGGCTTCTTTGGTCCGCGGTCGAGATATAGCCTGGAGGGAGGTTTTTACAACGATCAAACCAAATGGTTTCGTTTCGGGCGTTTGTTTCTTTGTTGCCCAACTCTTATGTAACATATTTTTTACTGAACAACTTAGGTTACTTTCAACAAATTCAACAACTTAAGTTTCAAGTTCAGCAGTAGCAAGAATGTCCGTTTTCTGAAACTCATTGTTTTGTCGCTCTCTATCTGAATGACtaccccctcccccccccccgccGCGGGGGAAGAGaagggaagaaaagagaaacaagAGTTTGGAATAGGTAATTCTGCAGAGAACTGTTTATAAACTATCCACTGAACTTCAACATCATTTTGTGCACATTATCCACTGAATACCAAGACGATCATCTGTCCATAGACATGCGTCAAGAATTCATGATATGCCGTTCAAGAAAAGGCAGGCAATTCAATCAAGTTAAATAACTTATCCACAATGCTATTATATgatattttccaaaaaaaaaaatgaattgattCACAAGTTACTGAGATTTGCAATGACCTGGACCAATGCCAAGTTGATGAGTTGAAGAAAGGTCTGACTTGACAAAGCCATATAATGGAGCGATATAATTAATTAAGACTAGCATGAATCCGgtcattttttttgttgggaAGGTAGTTTTCAAGCCATTTAATtaaggttttcttttttttttttaggataaATGGaaaagtatcaagttcaatatttctcatttatattttctcttttcatATCATCCGATTCATCCCTCCTCGTTACTTACTTAAGGTTTTGAGCCATGCCAGAACCATGAGGGAAAAGATGAAAGaaaacatacatacatacatgaggagcaaataaatagcaaatgtgGTCTTCCTCTTGTTGCAATACATAAATAGAACGCTAAAAGTGACTAATTCCAGAATATTAGTACTACAACAGTCTCTAATCTACTACTGCTATGTTATGGAGGAAGAGAGAAGTCACAGAAAGAAGAGGAGAGGGgttcaattggaaagtgaagATGCCCTCCCCTGGTTAATTCCAGAATATTACGTACTGCCTGCATCtgcatgatttttcctttttttttgtacttaAAAAATTGCTCCCCATCTCCCCACGTTGACTTGCAGGATCCAGCTCAGCTCCCAACAGGCCGCAACAACACGCATTTGAATTTGCTGAATTGGATCAGATTTATTTATGACTCAGCTGTGTCTTCCGTCATCGTGGAGTGCGACGTCTGCCGGCCGGACCACAAAAGCCAACACGTGGATCTTTACGGTTTACACCGCCAGTTAAACTTCCATTTTTATTGACCACGTCGAATCATCCACTCACCATGCTCCACGTGGCAGCCAACACGTCAACCCTTGCCACCAGCTCCGACCATCGGACCATCATCTCTCAGGTGAGTTTTatcaatcaaaaaaaattcTTCTTAACCTTTTTATGTTGCCCCTGCACTCCTCGAAATCCTAGacccttttttttaatattatttaaGCACTGAAAATCCTTCTTGTTAGTAAGTACCAGTAGGAGTACATTTCTTCTTTACCACTTTGGTATTCTTGTCGGGGTAATACTTTCATAATACAGCTAATGTGTCTCTCATCAGCCTTCTTGACTTGAGAACATGGCGGGATTTCAGGTGGCTTTTGtcttttgcctttcttttcggaaacctttcttttcatatgataaaaaaaaacctaGCAGCCAACGATTTGCTTGCTCTGCCAATAAATGGAACTAAATTCATGGGTTTTAgccaatgtttttaaactcggaccggtcaGTGAACCGGAGaggtggccggttcgcggttcgaccggtccgaccggtccaACAGGCCGGTTCAAAGgttcactgttttttttttttttaaatgttaagTACTAAGCAGGTTTCATTCTACACTTGAACTTTACCAACATAACTTAATTTAagttatgataataataaattttctaaaagttatacataaaacatggaatgataaatataattaaaatatcataattcaccataagttttcataaattcattataaacataaatagatacaatccaaatgttcaccaattatcacaaataaaaacacaaaaaataaataaattaaatattgaaattcttttacaacccttaaaaaaatccataaaagagttcaaattaagacaaactatttgaatagcaaacttttatcagtggcatgataagcaaccacaccaccttcacaatttcatcaacttaagctgaaaaagttaaaattttattataaaaatataaatctaattgctcaaactaaaaaaaactaaaaatttttgaaaaacaaatatacagttaaacacataaaaaattaattgctactaaacattactaattaacatgttatattaaattcaatgatcctataccattaattattttaaattcaattatcaatagcttcgattatgtgccaactaccatatttttgaccagcccaatgttattatttgtaattcctacccaattcctacacggatgtgcactacttttgcaaaaattcatccttaattaatcgaataaaaataaaacaaaaatgagggaaacatatgaaaattgaggggaaaaagaagaaaatgcaaaaaatcaactaaagataataatatagaaaaaaaaaccttgaaaagaaaaaaattaaacttactaagatgttggaaaacaagaaaagttgaaattttcaacttgtttacaatttgctaaagataataacctgataataatggtgaagacttgagaaaattttgttgtggatatttgggttaaaaatggttaagaagaaaaaattgaaaaaaaaaagagaagaacttgatgttttaatatattttttagtcaAGTAAAATTCTCAACAAACTTAATTATAGTCTAGTGGTGAGATTGTTATATCCAAACTTGGAGACCCATGTTCGAATCTTAACTACACCATTCttgatattttgttgaaaaatttaaaaaaccgCCGGTTCACGGTTCGCACGGTTCGTCCGGTTCGTCCGGATTTCAACGGTTCTCCATGAACTTCCGGCTTTAGCATTAGACCGGACCGGtgacatggccggttcgcggtccaaccggtcgaaccggccggtccggtccggttctgaaaacattggtTTTAGCAGTATGAAGAAACGTTTTGCAAAATGTAATGAGTGCATTTGTTTGTTTTGCGACGGACCAAAATTGTGTACAACCAGCGGCAAAGTGGTAAAAAAATTGCTCCTTTCTAGGCTTGGACAGCAGCGGCTCCTCTGTCCGTTTCCTCTGCAAAAATTGCCGTTACTTCCATAACTAAAATTCAATCCACCATCTATTGTTGGGACCTTTTTCTGGGCAAAAATAATGAGTACCTTCCTAGATCTATCAttattgtttttctctttttttttcccttttttggccAGCATTTAGGAAAAGCACTACTACTACTGCTACTTTCACTGGCTGTATACTTCCCATTTTATTGCACTTGCGTTGCGAGGCTTTTAACCGATTTTGGGGGCGGGGGGTAAAACTTTTATTCACTATTCAATTCTTTTTCAAAACAGTAACACACAAgctaggcgtcaccgcagtgtacgttcttgacttgtcaacaagtgacacacaagctagtagcaataaatggaggtgaatgaataaagacctagacacgactcaagactcagaatatagttggacaataactaacgacttaaaagaaagtaagacaattaacttgaatgctgaaattttgaaaatcctagaaaaactCTGCCCGAaacccaattttctggaatttgttgagctgctggtccgtggtctttttagtaagggttttggagtattttgggtGGCCTTAGGCTGCTCAAATAATGGGCAATCTATTACCCAAAACTTAGCTCAATCGGGTGTCATAATTGCTCCAACGGTTTTaggaaaattcaagaattcaagattcggAAATTGAAAAGTTTGATCTGATTCggacacttggggttgccaaAGGATTGGAAATCTTGgagtttggtcagatttgggagtcccaagtggttcaaattcgaaattttggggctggtcaagaattgaaggttgttcagatttggaagtccaagtttgaatcagatttggtggcttgaaggctgaccaaaactagggctgttcagatttggaagttcaagtttgaatcagatttggtaaaacttggaggctggtcaagaattggaaactagagccgtctttcttcaattttttttgacttctgttggggtgttttcacacaatagccagCCAGTTTAGACCACAATCTCACAGCAATTAAtgtaaacaacttggacagatttggtttcaaaatcaaagttccatgaaaacaagaacacggttgaTGGTTTATTTCATgtttcaagactgccaagattaacctctggtgatccaagaagctcaagacttccccaataaggttttgatgttcgagttttgcaaagcaacaacacaaaggttcaagaaacaagtgcaaacagattcggcatcccagcaaattaattctagcaacgactcaagggaatgacaataaggtatgGAACACAATAGATTTttggatttaaacagaacataaacacaagacaaaactggacagaaattttcggacaacaactaaacaacaaagacagatttgtaacaaggaaacaaccaagacagatttcggacttgacaaacccgagcacttgagctacgaatttagaagactaaaacaaatctaaaaacaataaaaagggatATACGTGATACCTCTAACCAACTCTGATCCCAGTTGatacgagacgcggaagctacttcggatctagaggaacacgttgacgatttgatggagttgaacccgaacttggaccactcaagaacagattcaACGGTaaaggacgccacaatcaaatATGTGTTCTTGATTGATatgtcaagaacagcctaggatcaactctaggatgttcaacttagctttcacaaccTAAGGGAATttgcgagggtacttaactgcggctcAGCCCGTCGTTTGGaacttgaacacttgcatcttcaattgtaagcagcattttagtagtcgtgcagcattttagtagtcgtgcaaggatattccaactcaattccttcaatggccggtttccCTTGGACTTAGACGGCACGGACCAAGgtttggagggactccttgaatttCTTaactcgtgctcgtgtcactggaccttggggcaccttcacagggtgtACTTGAACACTTTGGGtctcgtgctcaaccgcatcatcTAGTATAGAGTAggaatatatgtaatataaaatcTATCGtattcaaccaaaaaaaaaagaagaactaGCAAACGTCCAATAATTTCCTTAACAAGAAATTACTAGGAAAGCACCGATCAAGGAATTTGCTGCAACTGCAACCCATAATTCCCTAGCGAGCTAGAGATGAAAGATAGTTCACCAGATTTGCGCTCATTCCACAGCATGCAAACCTCTCACAAGTCGCAATatgatagttattggatcttaagaaaacaaaaaaaaaattaaaacatgatgtttatgtaggagaaataataatataataaaaagtgagatAAAGAGTAACATAGGGTATgtgacagaagatccgttgcaaGGTTTTTGCAACGTTTAAACCAGTTGGTTTCTTCTTGTACGGTTGTTTCGTCACTGCCCAATTGATAGGGTTCATTACTGTTGCTAAGGGTGTGAATCGAAATAGAAATCGGTAATTCGGAACTTTGAAATtggaattttttgaaattttgatgtcagAATTTTCcaccgatttcgatttcgaattcactaATTCTGATTTCACCGAATTcttgaatataaaaattattattattattatattacatatatatataaaaatattatatatatgtgtgcaaacgaaattgaaatcgaaataggaatttcgatttcaccgaattcatgaatataaatattattattataatataaatattatattatattatatatatatatatatggaaaaaTAGATTTGAAATCAAAATAAGAATTCCGATTTccgatttcgatttcaatttcgaattgTAAATTCGAAATtggaattttttatttgaaaaatcccATTACCGAATTCCTGTCGTAAATTATGTGCTATGCCAAAATTAATTTGACTAGACAATTTACACGCACGATCGAGGACCGTACCAAGGATGAAGCTACATGTATGCACAACAACACGGCTTGAACACGgtataacctttttttttttttttgataatgaaAACGGAGCTTCGTTAAAGTAAATCTGCTTTTGCAGCGTACATAATCTTCTTTGGGAAGTTTACAAACCAGACGTGGCTTTCCTCAATTGACAGAGACAAATGAGACAATAAATGAGTAGGAACACTGTCCTTTCTTCTTACATGTGAAACGCGTATGTAGCAAAAATCCTTCAGCATATCTCTAATGCCTCTGATCAAGTTACCTAACACCAATAAGTCAAGACTTGTACTATTGATTCTCTGGACAATACCCAAGGCATCCCCTTCTAGGGTGAGATGAGAAATACCAAAATCTTTGGCAAATTGTAAAGCTTTAAGAAAAGTCAAGCATTCCACATGCTCTGCATTAAGGGCCTCCAAAACTCTTTCAGCCATTAAAGCTTCCACTTGTCCTTGATGGTCTCTCACCACAACTCCAATTCCAGCCCCAGTATCAGAGAAGGTCTCTCACCACAACTCCAATTCCAGCCCCAGTATCAGAGAAGGCTCCATCAacatttattttcaaaataccTTCTTCAGGAGCTACCCACTTGGTCGAACACGGTATAACTAAAGATCTCTTCCACCTGACCCTGATTTTATGACTTCTTGTGTTGCATTTCAAAATACCACTATCTTTCACGACCGCTAATGCACCGATAGATGATGGATGCAGTAAACGATAGAGAGAGCGAGATTGCACTGTTGGTCTCTAGCGCCTCAAATCATCATGATAATAGCTGGATTGACAtcccatcatcatcatcttcatcgaCCCCAACATGGACTTACGACGTCTCTCTAAGTTTCAGAGGCGAAGATACTCGCAGAAGTTTTGTAGCCCATCTCTTCCGAGCTCTTCGCAGCAAAGGCATCTATACTTACAAAGATGATCAGAGATTGGAGAAGGGCAAGTCGATTTCACCCGAACGCTTGCAAGCAATCCAAGAATCGTTGTTTTCAATCGTAATATTCTCCAAGGGCTATGCATCCTCGACGTGGTGCTTGGAGGAACTTGTAAAGATCACCGAATGTCACGAGATCATTGGACAATCTGTGTTGCCAATATTCTACGACGTCGATCCGTCAGACGTACGCAAGCAGAGGAATAGCTTCGCCGATGCTTTTGCCAAACACGAGAGAGACCATAGCCCGGAGAAGGTGCAGAAGTGGAAGGAAGCTATGTCTCAAGCAGCCGGCATATCAGGCTGGCACTCTTGTGATTTCGCAGATGAGTAAGTACTACCACCCAGCTTCATGGTTGCCCACTTGCCTTGCCTAGCTAGCACGTGTATGATTTTTTAATTACACAAGTTATACTAAAAAGACTTGTAATTTACTTAGTTGAAATAATAAATTGATTAACATAATAAACCAATATTTTGAGAACCAAaacattttctatttttttgcaaaagaaaaaaaaagtgtcctAGGAAGCCTTACTAACACAACGCAACGTTCTATCTTTGGATATATGTTTAATTGATCAATGCATATATAGGAGGTGACAAACAAATAAGTGTAACGCAAATCGTTAAATTGAAATCCCGTTTGCCAAGTGAgttttttttgtgtttatttaaaactttactgtagtttactttagaagttgtagaaaaaaattttgaagtgcgtaAAGTTTCGGATATTTTGAAGTTttctgtatagtttaaaaactttgataagtttttgaAAGTTACTAtaattaaagtttttaaaaaaacttgtgGCAGACAAAATTGTCCAAAAACTTGTTTGACAAACAAGGCCTAAAGTATGCGATAAGTTTAAATACGTATCATTACAAGAAAGCGTTCTGGTAGTATAGTAAAAAAACTTCTTTATCAACTTAAGAACGGGAACTCATCAACTGGGagcaaattatatatttttacaaGTATTAGA
Protein-coding regions in this window:
- the LOC140016184 gene encoding disease resistance protein Roq1-like gives rise to the protein MDAVNDRESEIALLVSSASNHHDNSWIDIPSSSSSSTPTWTYDVSLSFRGEDTRRSFVAHLFRALRSKGIYTYKDDQRLEKGKSISPERLQAIQESLFSIVIFSKGYASSTWCLEELVKITECHEIIGQSVLPIFYDVDPSDVRKQRNSFADAFAKHERDHSPEKVQKWKEAMSQAAGISGWHSCDFADDDEFIEKFVQDLHSRLHQFEQPPGEHNLVGVGSHTEEVISLMDLRSPEVRIVGLHGKVGIGKTTVARALFDRLSDKYEAACFLDDVGQISQKHGVDYLQEILLSEMLKLRNVKIRSTSEGLSMMARRFRHLRTLIVLDAVDHANQLEALAGKRNWFGGGSRIVITARDEELLSKYGADGTYKVYGLSYNQAKQLFSLHAFANRTPGAFRKSLGGPICSICRLPSSIKVWASLVRGRDIAWREVTFNKFNNLSFKFSSSKNVRFLKLIVLSLSI